In Anaerobacillus sp. CMMVII, a single window of DNA contains:
- the cdaA gene encoding diadenylate cyclase CdaA, with protein sequence MQFFEDIQLLTIIRVAVDILLVTFVIYKLIMIIRGTRAVQLLKGITVILAVWFLSGQLGLHTLRWIMSQAVIYGLLAIIIIFQPELRRALEQLGRGKFLARSSSIDDLEVEKAVDEIVKASIYMGKRRIGALISIERETGMNDYIETGIAVQGKLTSELLINIFIPNTPLHDGAVIIKNQQIMAAGCYLPLSEDPFISKELGTRHRAALGISEVTDSITLAVSEETGHISVTKNGELHRNLDEEALKELLKQELVTNVKANSTSLWQWGGKKNG encoded by the coding sequence ATGCAGTTTTTTGAAGATATTCAACTTCTTACTATAATAAGAGTTGCTGTAGATATACTACTTGTTACATTTGTAATATATAAACTTATCATGATCATTCGTGGAACGAGAGCGGTACAGCTCCTTAAAGGGATTACGGTTATACTAGCTGTCTGGTTTTTGAGTGGACAATTAGGATTACATACACTTAGGTGGATTATGTCCCAAGCTGTCATTTATGGTTTGTTAGCAATTATCATTATTTTTCAGCCTGAACTTCGGCGAGCTTTAGAGCAATTAGGTAGAGGGAAATTTTTAGCCCGGTCAAGTTCAATTGACGACCTAGAAGTCGAAAAGGCTGTTGATGAAATTGTCAAAGCTTCTATTTATATGGGGAAACGTCGTATTGGTGCGTTAATCTCGATTGAGCGAGAAACAGGAATGAATGATTATATTGAAACAGGGATTGCTGTGCAGGGGAAATTAACGTCTGAATTGCTAATAAATATTTTTATTCCCAATACACCATTACATGATGGAGCAGTAATTATAAAAAATCAGCAAATAATGGCAGCTGGTTGTTATTTACCTTTGTCAGAAGATCCTTTTATTTCGAAAGAGTTAGGGACGAGGCATAGAGCTGCATTAGGAATAAGTGAGGTAACTGATAGTATTACCTTGGCTGTTTCTGAAGAAACTGGTCATATTTCTGTAACGAAAAATGGTGAGTTGCACCGAAATCTTGATGAAGAAGCATTAAAAGAGTTACTAAAGCAAGAGCTTGTAACAAATGTAAAAGCCAACTCTACTTCACTTTGGCAGTGGGGAGGGAAGAAAAATGGATAG
- a CDS encoding ABC transporter ATP-binding protein — MIETINLTKKYGSFTALNDLNLSIAEGTVYGFVGQNGAGKSTTFQILATLMSPTYGTAYINGLDVIKESAKVRRLIGYMPDFFGVYDQFKAEEYLHFYGASYGLTLQERSEIIPQLLELVNLSHKRDSYVDLLSRGMKQRLCLARSLIHDPKVLILDEPASGLDPRARVEMREILKELKTMGKTIIISSHILPELAEMCDEIGVIDNGKLVASGTVSEIQMKLQQQKVITVTVNTDVDKTVRFFEDDPDVMNIHVLENGTIQFGYRGSDDNQQALIKKAVLADVPLLSFKPLEKNLEDVFMEITKGVEES, encoded by the coding sequence ATGATTGAAACGATAAATCTAACAAAAAAGTATGGTTCTTTTACAGCGCTTAATGATTTAAACTTATCAATTGCTGAAGGAACAGTTTATGGGTTTGTTGGGCAAAATGGTGCCGGCAAATCAACGACGTTTCAAATATTAGCGACACTCATGTCCCCTACGTATGGCACAGCTTACATTAATGGTTTGGATGTAATCAAGGAATCAGCAAAGGTTCGCCGACTTATTGGTTATATGCCAGATTTCTTTGGTGTCTATGATCAGTTTAAAGCAGAGGAGTATTTACATTTTTATGGTGCGAGTTACGGCCTAACTTTACAGGAACGATCAGAAATCATTCCACAACTACTAGAGTTGGTAAACCTTAGTCATAAGCGCGATTCTTATGTCGATCTACTCTCAAGAGGGATGAAGCAGCGTTTGTGTCTTGCGCGCTCCTTAATCCATGACCCAAAAGTTTTAATTCTTGACGAACCTGCATCGGGACTCGATCCGCGAGCTCGTGTAGAGATGAGAGAAATCCTAAAAGAACTAAAAACGATGGGAAAAACAATTATTATTTCGTCCCATATTTTACCAGAACTAGCAGAAATGTGTGATGAGATTGGCGTAATAGACAATGGAAAGCTTGTAGCATCTGGTACTGTTTCAGAAATTCAGATGAAGCTACAACAGCAAAAGGTGATCACAGTGACAGTTAACACTGATGTCGATAAAACTGTAAGATTTTTTGAAGATGATCCGGATGTAATGAACATTCATGTTCTTGAAAATGGAACGATACAATTTGGCTATCGAGGCTCAGATGACAATCAGCAGGCACTCATTAAAAAGGCAGTCTTAGCAGACGTTCCGTTATTAAGCTTCAAACCTCTTGAAAAAAATCTAGAGGACGTCTTTATGGAAATAACGAAAGGGGTTGAGGAATCGTGA
- a CDS encoding YbbR-like domain-containing protein yields the protein MDRLYNDPWFVKAISFFIAVMLFAIVNFDNANNQPGALPNITNGSYTIEEVPLNVYYNEEEYAITEIVDHVQVNLRGPQNVLTFFQIARPSYDVFIDLRNLGTGTHEVNVQHRNFPNELTVNIVPEKVTVSIEEKRTISIPVDIELLNKSALPGGYTLGTPIVNPVNVEITAAESIISQVGFAKGFVDVNGSNETIEKSVPVKVYDQHGNELHIDVNPTVVDVKVPIISPNKDVPLKINRLGELPEGFSIKTINTDPKDVTIFGPIDVINQISVIEGIEVDLSTITENKILEVEIPIPPGVEKVTPAVVKVVIEVDIEEEIVITDIPIGVIGKRDQVEVAFVLPEQELITIIVKGSPTTIQRLRKEDLNVHIDVNQLPIGEHDVPLQVTGHQNVKFTLPFNNVRVNISEVLSAEEEETESITEANDETT from the coding sequence ATGGATAGATTGTATAATGACCCCTGGTTTGTGAAAGCTATCTCCTTTTTTATAGCAGTGATGCTTTTCGCTATTGTAAATTTTGATAATGCAAATAATCAACCAGGTGCGCTACCAAATATCACAAATGGATCGTATACGATAGAGGAAGTTCCTCTAAATGTTTATTATAACGAAGAAGAATACGCCATTACTGAAATTGTTGATCATGTTCAGGTGAATTTAAGGGGACCTCAAAATGTCCTAACTTTTTTCCAAATTGCACGACCTTCCTATGATGTGTTTATTGATCTACGTAATTTAGGAACAGGGACCCATGAAGTCAATGTACAACATCGTAATTTTCCAAATGAGTTAACGGTAAACATTGTCCCTGAAAAAGTAACGGTCTCAATTGAAGAAAAAAGAACGATTTCAATCCCAGTCGATATAGAATTACTCAATAAATCAGCATTACCAGGTGGATATACATTAGGGACACCAATTGTAAATCCAGTGAATGTAGAGATTACAGCAGCTGAAAGCATTATTAGTCAAGTTGGATTTGCAAAAGGGTTTGTCGATGTTAATGGCTCTAATGAAACAATAGAGAAGAGTGTTCCAGTAAAAGTCTATGATCAGCATGGCAATGAGCTTCACATTGATGTTAATCCAACGGTAGTCGACGTGAAAGTGCCAATCATAAGTCCAAATAAGGATGTCCCACTTAAGATTAATCGTCTTGGTGAGTTGCCAGAGGGGTTTAGTATAAAAACAATTAATACGGATCCTAAAGACGTTACAATTTTTGGACCAATAGATGTGATTAATCAAATAAGTGTAATTGAAGGGATAGAAGTGGATTTATCGACAATTACTGAAAATAAAATTCTTGAGGTTGAGATTCCAATTCCACCAGGAGTGGAAAAAGTGACTCCAGCCGTAGTAAAAGTAGTGATAGAAGTAGACATAGAAGAGGAAATAGTGATCACTGACATTCCTATAGGTGTCATAGGGAAAAGGGATCAAGTAGAAGTTGCGTTTGTCTTACCAGAGCAAGAGTTAATTACAATTATCGTTAAAGGATCGCCAACGACAATTCAACGTTTACGAAAAGAAGATTTAAATGTGCACATTGATGTTAATCAATTACCTATTGGAGAACATGATGTACCTCTACAGGTTACTGGTCATCAAAATGTAAAATTCACTTTGCCCTTTAACAATGTAAGGGTAAATATATCAGAAGTTTTGAGTGCTGAGGAAGAAGAGACCGAAAGCATTACTGAAGCCAACGATGAAACAACGTAA
- the glmS gene encoding glutamine--fructose-6-phosphate transaminase (isomerizing), protein MCGIVGYVGNQDAKEILLKGLEKLEYRGYDSAGIAIVNEEGVHLFKEKGRIAQLREVVDQNETGTVGIGHTRWATHGAPSRVNAHPHQSTSSRFTIVHNGVIENYEEIQKEYLKGVSFVSETDTEVIVQLVERSMGEGNSVERAFRQTLSLLKGSYAIALLDETDPDKIYVGKNKSPLLVGLGEDVNVVASDAMAMLNVTNKFVELMDKEIVIVSRDEVTIKNLAGVTITREPFIAELDASDIEKGTYPHYMLKEIDEQPLVIRNIISKYQDENGEVTLDENIRNAVKAADRIYIIAAGTSYHAGLVGKQLIETIAKKPVETHIASEFLYNMPLVSEKPLFIFISQSGETADSRGVLVNVKKLGYPALTITNVPGSTLSREADFTLHTVAGPEIAVASTKAYTAQMAVLSLLAVDAAKAQGLKLEFDPIKELSIVATVMETLCDQKEALEKIARDYLSVTRNCFFIGRASDFYVGLEGALKLKEISYIQAEGFAGGELKHGTIALIEEGTPVIALATQAHVNLSIRGNVKEVAARGANPCIISLEGLNAENDQLVLPKVHEYLTPLVAVVPLQLLAYYASLHRGCDVDKPRNLAKSVTVE, encoded by the coding sequence ATGTGCGGAATCGTTGGATATGTAGGAAATCAAGATGCAAAAGAAATCTTGTTAAAAGGTTTAGAGAAGTTAGAGTATAGAGGTTATGATTCAGCAGGTATTGCGATTGTTAACGAAGAAGGAGTACATCTTTTTAAAGAAAAGGGACGCATTGCTCAATTACGTGAAGTAGTTGATCAAAACGAAACGGGAACAGTCGGAATTGGTCACACTCGTTGGGCGACTCATGGTGCTCCAAGTCGTGTTAATGCTCATCCACATCAAAGTACTTCAAGTCGTTTTACGATTGTTCATAACGGTGTTATTGAAAACTATGAGGAAATCCAAAAGGAATATCTAAAAGGTGTCTCATTTGTAAGTGAAACGGATACAGAAGTAATTGTTCAATTGGTAGAACGTTCGATGGGAGAAGGGAACTCTGTTGAAAGAGCTTTTAGACAGACATTATCCTTATTAAAGGGTTCTTACGCAATTGCCTTATTAGATGAAACAGATCCAGACAAAATTTATGTAGGAAAAAATAAAAGTCCTCTTTTAGTTGGTCTTGGTGAAGACGTAAATGTTGTGGCTAGTGATGCTATGGCAATGTTGAACGTTACCAATAAGTTTGTAGAACTTATGGATAAAGAGATTGTCATTGTTAGTCGTGATGAAGTAACAATCAAGAACCTAGCTGGAGTTACAATTACTAGAGAACCTTTTATTGCTGAATTAGATGCAAGTGATATCGAAAAGGGAACGTATCCGCATTATATGCTAAAGGAAATTGATGAACAGCCTTTAGTGATTCGTAATATTATCTCCAAGTATCAAGATGAAAATGGAGAAGTTACGTTAGATGAGAATATCCGTAATGCTGTAAAAGCTGCAGATCGTATTTATATTATTGCTGCAGGTACTAGCTACCATGCTGGTCTTGTTGGAAAGCAGCTTATTGAAACGATTGCGAAGAAACCAGTAGAAACGCATATTGCTAGTGAGTTCCTTTACAATATGCCTTTAGTATCTGAAAAACCACTCTTTATTTTTATCTCACAAAGCGGTGAAACAGCAGATAGCCGTGGTGTTTTAGTAAATGTGAAAAAATTAGGCTATCCAGCCTTAACGATTACAAATGTTCCAGGATCAACATTATCTCGTGAAGCTGATTTTACACTTCATACTGTTGCTGGTCCTGAGATTGCAGTAGCATCTACAAAGGCTTATACGGCGCAAATGGCAGTGTTATCTTTACTAGCTGTTGATGCAGCTAAAGCTCAGGGGTTAAAGCTAGAGTTTGATCCAATTAAAGAGCTAAGCATCGTTGCTACGGTAATGGAAACACTGTGTGATCAAAAAGAAGCGTTAGAAAAAATTGCACGTGATTATTTAAGCGTAACTCGCAACTGTTTCTTTATTGGCCGTGCTTCTGATTTTTATGTTGGATTAGAAGGTGCCTTGAAATTAAAAGAAATCTCTTATATCCAAGCAGAAGGTTTTGCTGGTGGGGAATTAAAGCACGGAACGATTGCATTAATTGAAGAAGGAACACCGGTAATTGCCTTAGCAACACAAGCACATGTAAACTTAAGCATTCGTGGGAATGTTAAGGAAGTTGCAGCTCGTGGTGCGAATCCATGCATCATTAGTTTAGAAGGACTAAATGCAGAGAACGATCAATTGGTATTACCAAAAGTTCACGAATATCTAACACCACTTGTTGCTGTAGTTCCATTACAATTACTTGCTTATTATGCTTCACTTCACAGAGGCTGTGACGTTGATAAGCCAAGGAACTTAGCGAAGAGTGTAACTGTAGAATAA
- a CDS encoding universal stress protein has translation MYKKILLAYDGSEHSKRAAENAIQIAKCSSDSTVEIVYVVDANKAKNDVLSNWNTMNLEEKRKELLTGVTKKATDEGVKYSIKILQGEAGPSIIKYANDNDFNIVIIGSRGLDGIQEFVLGSVSHKVAKRVNCPVLIVK, from the coding sequence TTGTACAAGAAAATATTATTAGCATATGATGGGTCAGAACATTCAAAGCGTGCCGCGGAAAACGCAATCCAGATTGCAAAATGCAGCTCTGATTCGACAGTAGAAATTGTTTATGTGGTCGATGCAAATAAGGCAAAGAATGATGTACTGAGCAATTGGAACACAATGAATTTAGAGGAAAAACGAAAAGAACTTTTAACTGGTGTAACAAAGAAAGCCACTGATGAAGGTGTAAAATACTCTATCAAGATCTTACAAGGCGAAGCAGGCCCATCGATCATTAAATACGCCAATGATAATGATTTCAATATTGTAATTATAGGAAGTAGAGGTTTAGATGGAATACAGGAGTTCGTCTTAGGAAGTGTTAGTCATAAAGTAGCAAAACGAGTAAACTGTCCAGTGTTAATAGTAAAATAA
- a CDS encoding transposase — translation MGKHHTQEYREYIAKLIVEEGRKATEVAYEFELAYKTVSRWVLAYKEKARGDMFTEQYITPKEFEKIKIQHEIELQQLKEENEILKKAMHIFTKNQV, via the coding sequence ATGGGTAAGCATCATACACAAGAGTATAGGGAGTATATAGCCAAATTAATTGTAGAAGAAGGAAGAAAGGCTACTGAGGTAGCTTATGAGTTTGAACTAGCTTACAAAACTGTTTCCAGATGGGTCTTAGCTTATAAAGAAAAAGCTAGAGGTGATATGTTTACTGAACAATACATTACGCCTAAAGAATTTGAAAAGATTAAAATACAACATGAAATAGAATTACAACAGCTAAAAGAGGAAAATGAAATCTTAAAAAAGGCGATGCACATCTTCACCAAAAACCAAGTATAA
- a CDS encoding IS3 family transposase — MIYSFIQAHRDEFTVSKMCKVLEVSTSGYYKWVNNKAKTHSERERYRKEIEQKIKKSFHESGGTYGSPRVHDDLLDWGYVISQKTVARVMRELGLRAIPKEKYKVTTDSNHTLKIYPNLVKRQFNVDTPNRIWVTDITYLWTLEGWVYLATVMDLFSRKIVGWSLDTRMKKELTLQALNRAIIARQPEEGLIHHSDRGSQYCCNEYTNLLNEHGIQISMSRKGDPYDNACIESFHATLKKDLIYRRRFKTRSEAIKAVNYYISSFYNEKRKHTTIGKCSPNQFERNYR, encoded by the coding sequence ATAATCTACAGTTTCATTCAGGCTCATCGGGATGAATTTACTGTATCCAAGATGTGCAAAGTACTTGAAGTTTCGACGAGCGGTTACTATAAATGGGTAAACAACAAGGCGAAAACTCATTCAGAAAGAGAACGTTATAGAAAAGAAATTGAACAAAAAATTAAGAAGTCGTTTCATGAGAGTGGTGGCACATATGGTAGTCCTAGAGTACATGATGATCTATTAGACTGGGGATACGTTATTTCTCAGAAAACCGTAGCTAGAGTGATGCGCGAGTTGGGGCTAAGAGCGATTCCAAAGGAAAAGTATAAAGTGACAACGGATTCAAATCATACCTTAAAAATATATCCAAACCTAGTTAAACGACAATTCAACGTAGATACTCCGAATCGTATCTGGGTCACTGATATTACGTATTTGTGGACACTAGAAGGCTGGGTTTATTTAGCAACAGTTATGGACTTATTCTCTAGAAAAATTGTTGGATGGTCACTTGATACTCGTATGAAAAAGGAACTTACGTTACAAGCATTAAATAGGGCTATTATAGCAAGGCAGCCTGAAGAGGGATTAATTCATCATTCAGATAGAGGTTCACAGTACTGTTGTAATGAGTATACAAACCTTTTAAACGAACATGGAATTCAAATTAGCATGAGTAGAAAAGGTGATCCATATGACAATGCTTGTATTGAATCATTTCATGCGACGTTAAAGAAAGACTTAATATATAGACGCCGCTTTAAGACACGTTCTGAGGCTATAAAAGCTGTTAATTATTATATAAGTAGTTTTTATAATGAGAAAAGAAAACATACGACGATAGGAAAGTGTTCACCCAATCAATTCGAGAGAAACTATCGGTAG
- the glmM gene encoding phosphoglucosamine mutase, with product MGKYFGTDGVRGVANTELTPELAFKLGRFGGYVLTKNTDKPKVLIGRDTRISGHMLEGALVAGLLSIGAEVMRLGVISTPGVAYLTKAISAHAGVMISASHNPVADNGIKFFGPDGYKLLDHQEEEIEKLLDKEVDELPRPVGANVGQLNDYFEGGQKYLQFLKQTVEEDFTGIHIALDCANGAASSLAPHLFADLEADISTIGTSPNGTNINDGVGSTHPEKLAQFVLDRKADIGLAFDGDADRLIAIDENGHIVDGDQIMYICARYFKEQGRLKHQTVVSTVMSNLGFYKAIEEAKIDARQTAVGDRYVMEEMRKGGYNLGGEQSGHIIFLDYNTTGDGLLSALQLVNIMKVTQKPLSELASGMKKFPQTLVNIRVEDKQAMLTNEVINDKIRRVEEAMGGEGRILVRPSGTEPLVRVMAEAPTQELCDQYVQEIVDVVKKEMGTE from the coding sequence ATGGGAAAATATTTTGGAACAGATGGAGTCAGAGGAGTTGCTAACACTGAACTGACACCAGAACTAGCATTTAAGCTTGGGAGATTTGGTGGATATGTCTTAACGAAAAATACAGATAAGCCTAAAGTATTAATTGGACGGGACACTCGCATCTCTGGGCATATGCTTGAAGGAGCTTTGGTAGCTGGTCTTCTTTCCATAGGTGCAGAAGTAATGCGATTAGGAGTCATCTCAACACCAGGAGTTGCCTATTTAACGAAAGCTATTAGTGCACATGCAGGAGTGATGATTTCTGCTTCGCACAATCCAGTTGCAGACAATGGTATTAAGTTTTTTGGTCCAGATGGTTATAAGCTATTAGACCACCAAGAGGAAGAAATTGAAAAGCTTTTGGATAAAGAAGTAGATGAGTTGCCACGTCCAGTCGGAGCTAATGTTGGTCAACTAAATGATTACTTCGAAGGTGGACAAAAGTATTTACAATTTCTAAAGCAAACTGTTGAAGAGGATTTTACAGGGATCCATATAGCTTTGGATTGCGCGAACGGGGCAGCATCGTCACTGGCTCCTCATCTATTTGCAGATTTAGAAGCGGACATCTCAACAATTGGAACCAGTCCAAATGGAACAAATATTAATGATGGGGTTGGCTCAACACATCCTGAGAAATTAGCTCAGTTTGTGCTCGATAGAAAAGCTGATATTGGATTAGCTTTCGATGGTGATGCGGATCGGTTAATTGCGATTGATGAAAATGGCCATATTGTTGATGGTGATCAGATTATGTATATTTGTGCAAGGTACTTTAAAGAGCAGGGCAGATTGAAACATCAAACAGTAGTTTCAACGGTTATGAGTAATTTAGGGTTTTATAAGGCGATTGAAGAGGCAAAGATTGATGCGCGACAAACCGCTGTTGGTGATCGTTATGTGATGGAGGAAATGAGAAAGGGCGGCTACAATTTAGGTGGTGAGCAATCCGGACACATTATTTTCCTTGATTACAACACAACTGGAGATGGTTTATTATCCGCACTGCAGTTAGTTAATATTATGAAGGTAACTCAAAAGCCTCTGTCCGAGCTCGCATCAGGAATGAAGAAATTCCCACAAACTCTTGTTAACATTCGAGTTGAGGACAAGCAAGCGATGTTAACGAATGAAGTTATTAATGATAAAATCCGTCGAGTAGAAGAAGCGATGGGTGGAGAAGGTCGTATTCTCGTTCGTCCTTCTGGAACAGAACCTCTTGTTCGCGTTATGGCAGAAGCTCCTACACAAGAGCTTTGTGATCAATATGTACAAGAAATTGTTGATGTAGTGAAAAAGGAAATGGGAACTGAGTAA
- a CDS encoding SulP family inorganic anion transporter, with protein MSAFNYKNSWFKNIRGDILAGIVVALALIPEAIAFSIIAGLDPMVGLYASFVMAIVISFVGGRPGMISAATGAMALVIVTLVADHGLQYLLAATLLTGVLQILFGLFKLARYMKFIPRSVMVGFVNALAILIFMSQLEYFIGERPMIYALVALTLLIIYLFPYITRAVPSTLVAIVIVTALAVLMNIHAWTVGDMGTIPRTLPDFFIPAVPFNLETLRIIFPYSIALAVVGLIESLLTASIVDDMTNSDSEKNIESGGQGIANIAVGLFGGMAGCAMIGQSVINVKSGGRGRLSTFVAGVFLMFLIAVLGDIVVLIPMAVLAGVMIMVSISTFDWNSIRTLHLVPKTDATVMVVTVVTVVVTHNLAIGVFAGILLSAMFFASKISNVEVESKLEGRVKVYKIRGQLFFASVTDLLKKFDYKDDVKKVEINLSRSHIWDDSAVVAIDKIVHKFKENGIEANVTGLNEESSELVDKLANRLGGH; from the coding sequence ATGAGCGCATTTAACTATAAAAATTCCTGGTTCAAAAACATTCGAGGGGATATCTTAGCGGGGATTGTTGTCGCACTTGCTTTAATTCCTGAGGCAATTGCTTTTTCAATCATTGCAGGGTTGGATCCAATGGTTGGGTTATATGCATCATTCGTAATGGCTATTGTTATTTCCTTTGTGGGAGGAAGACCGGGAATGATTTCTGCTGCAACAGGGGCGATGGCGCTAGTAATTGTTACACTGGTTGCGGACCATGGGTTACAGTATCTATTAGCTGCTACATTACTGACAGGAGTTCTTCAAATCCTGTTTGGTCTGTTTAAGTTAGCTAGGTATATGAAGTTTATTCCTCGGTCCGTAATGGTTGGCTTTGTGAATGCACTTGCTATCCTTATTTTTATGTCGCAACTTGAGTATTTTATTGGTGAAAGACCTATGATATATGCGTTAGTTGCGCTAACATTGCTCATTATCTATTTATTCCCTTACATAACTAGGGCAGTGCCATCTACTCTAGTAGCGATTGTTATTGTCACAGCTTTAGCAGTACTGATGAATATCCATGCCTGGACAGTCGGCGATATGGGGACAATTCCAAGAACATTACCTGATTTTTTCATTCCAGCTGTTCCTTTTAACTTAGAAACACTAAGAATTATCTTCCCGTATTCAATTGCTTTAGCTGTTGTTGGTCTGATTGAATCATTATTAACTGCTTCGATTGTTGATGATATGACAAACTCTGATAGTGAAAAAAATATTGAAAGTGGCGGACAAGGAATTGCAAACATTGCTGTAGGATTATTTGGTGGGATGGCTGGTTGTGCAATGATAGGCCAGTCAGTCATAAATGTAAAGTCAGGTGGTAGGGGTAGGTTGTCTACTTTTGTAGCTGGTGTTTTTCTGATGTTTTTGATTGCCGTGTTAGGTGATATTGTTGTATTAATCCCTATGGCTGTATTGGCCGGAGTGATGATCATGGTTTCCATTAGTACATTTGACTGGAACTCGATAAGGACACTTCACTTAGTCCCTAAAACGGATGCAACGGTTATGGTTGTTACAGTAGTAACGGTTGTTGTAACACATAATCTTGCTATTGGCGTCTTTGCTGGTATTTTATTGAGTGCAATGTTCTTTGCATCGAAAATATCGAATGTCGAAGTTGAAAGTAAGCTTGAAGGAAGAGTGAAGGTGTATAAAATTAGAGGACAACTATTCTTTGCCTCTGTCACTGATCTATTAAAGAAATTCGATTACAAAGACGATGTGAAAAAGGTAGAAATAAATTTATCAAGATCCCATATTTGGGATGATTCTGCGGTAGTTGCTATTGATAAAATTGTTCATAAATTTAAAGAAAACGGAATTGAGGCAAATGTTACAGGATTGAATGAAGAAAGTTCAGAGTTAGTGGATAAACTGGCAAATAGGTTAGGTGGTCATTAA
- a CDS encoding anti-sigma factor produces MNCEKEIFSLIHKYLDEEVNDIERKQLNSHLRECEKCRTHMSELKKSIAFIQSSSHIVAPTDFTNLVMKQLPQQKPSVNWKRWMKRHPIFVAASIFVILMATSMFSMWTDGGEKLSVTGQANLIIDKERNIVVVPEGEVVEGDLLIRNGSIQVDGQVNGNLTVVNGHKYMASAGQVAGNIEEINEGLEWLWYNIKSFFSEVVNIFENKKE; encoded by the coding sequence ATGAATTGTGAAAAAGAAATATTCTCCTTAATTCACAAGTATTTGGATGAAGAGGTTAATGATATTGAACGTAAACAGTTGAATAGTCATTTACGAGAATGTGAAAAGTGCCGAACACACATGAGCGAATTAAAAAAATCAATTGCCTTCATTCAAAGCTCTTCGCATATTGTAGCGCCAACAGATTTCACCAATCTTGTCATGAAGCAATTACCACAACAAAAGCCTTCTGTTAATTGGAAGCGTTGGATGAAAAGACATCCGATCTTTGTTGCTGCATCTATATTTGTCATCCTTATGGCTACCAGTATGTTTTCCATGTGGACTGATGGTGGCGAGAAGCTTTCCGTAACTGGGCAAGCAAACTTAATTATTGATAAGGAGAGAAATATTGTTGTTGTTCCTGAAGGAGAGGTAGTTGAAGGGGATCTACTAATTAGAAATGGTAGCATTCAAGTAGATGGACAAGTGAATGGGAATCTTACTGTTGTTAACGGTCATAAATATATGGCTTCAGCAGGGCAGGTAGCAGGAAATATAGAAGAGATTAATGAGGGGTTAGAATGGCTTTGGTATAATATAAAATCATTCTTCTCTGAGGTTGTAAATATCTTTGAAAATAAAAAAGAATAA
- a CDS encoding ABC transporter permease, producing the protein MKSALLNPVLNKEIRLRFRSKKSFIGIAAYLLIIGIISLGFIGLTLNFDSMGTFRPEESRGMFLLISMFQLALVIFITPGLTGGVISSERERQTLPILLTTAQSSSSIIFSKLISSLAFLLLIVFASAPLYMIIFLYGGISPSSVLASFGLYTFTMLVIGSIGVLLSTLIQKTIIAMVTTYSVAFFMTGGLAVITVMLTNFSYSFQNQGQDYIWPFLFASINIPIMFFSLFEESILSQFQDMSGYSFSPWIIFFSVYSAVIVLSLILAIKKLRPKMRTKPYPKRISC; encoded by the coding sequence GTGAAATCAGCACTTTTAAATCCTGTGTTAAATAAAGAAATTAGACTTCGTTTTCGTTCTAAGAAAAGCTTTATTGGAATTGCTGCCTATTTATTAATTATCGGGATAATCTCTCTTGGGTTTATTGGGTTAACATTAAACTTTGATTCCATGGGAACATTTCGACCTGAAGAAAGTAGGGGGATGTTTCTATTAATTAGTATGTTTCAGCTTGCCCTCGTTATTTTTATTACTCCGGGCTTAACAGGAGGCGTAATAAGTAGTGAAAGAGAGAGGCAGACATTGCCCATTTTATTAACTACGGCACAATCATCTAGCTCGATCATTTTTAGTAAGCTTATATCTTCACTAGCATTCCTACTTTTGATTGTATTTGCTTCAGCTCCTTTATATATGATCATCTTCTTGTATGGAGGTATTTCACCATCAAGTGTACTTGCTAGTTTCGGACTTTATACGTTCACGATGCTTGTGATTGGAAGTATTGGTGTTTTACTATCTACTCTCATTCAAAAAACGATTATTGCGATGGTTACCACCTACAGCGTTGCCTTTTTTATGACAGGTGGCTTAGCCGTTATTACGGTGATGCTAACAAACTTCAGTTATTCATTCCAAAATCAAGGACAGGACTATATATGGCCATTTCTATTTGCATCAATTAATATTCCGATCATGTTCTTTTCATTGTTTGAGGAATCCATCCTTAGTCAATTTCAGGATATGTCAGGATATTCATTTTCGCCATGGATCATTTTCTTTAGTGTGTACAGTGCTGTAATTGTATTGTCGCTAATATTAGCAATCAAGAAATTGCGTCCAAAAATGCGAACGAAACCCTATCCAAAACGAATTAGCTGCTAG